ATTCTCACCAGCCCCCACTTTGTAATATGTATTATATAGAGAggaacagaaattagaaattaagggaaaaagaatgctcaAATCTCTCTAAGCTCAGACACAGTATGCCGAAGGtagggttggggggggggggggggggggaggtgggcGTTTCTATTTTCCTTAGTCTCTTCTTGTAagagtttttcttcttcctgtatattccatatttttttaatacaaatgatcgtttagcaaaaaaaaaaaaaaaaaaaaagctcagcCGCAGGCCGAAATGATGCTTCTGATCCATTAAAATACAATAAATCCATCCCTATTGATGCCCATGTACGTCCCTCTATTGGTCCAATGCTGGTGCaacttttatcttctttttaatAATTATGATTGGAGAAAGTGCATgaataaaggaaaaggaaatctAGCTAAATTAGGTTAAAAATCTCTGAATCAAAATGAGAACTAGCATAGTTGTTGCTTAACTCCAACTAAAACATAAAAGCAAAGAGACACTCTTGATCATTATAACTTTTGAATGTAATTATTATatttaagggggaaaaaaacacaattttgtTGATATATTCAGTATCTCAGCTTTCCATtgcatgtgtttttttttaatagcaaAAAGAAAGACTTTTCATTACTGAGAAAGAGAGGTATTTACATTACACAGAACATCATTTCTAGTTTGATCTAAAGCCTTAAATTGCTAGGGTGTGAATTAATTAGGTTGCCTTAGAAGATTTTGAGTTCTTAGAGAAATTTTCCTGTACTTTCCATTCCATTGTTGAAAATCACTGTTTCAGCCTTCTCTTCATTGAGAGCTCTTGAATTCTTCATAAATAGCCATAATGTATCCATGCTAAGAATATCAAAGTTAAGGAAGATATTtcataaggattttttttttttttaaatcttatgAAACAACTAATGGTGTAGTGGATGCACCaactgaatatatatatatatatatatatatatccatcaaCAGTGTTTATTCAACAGCAATTAGTAACTGATCATGTAGATCTTCTAAGGCAAGACTGTTTGGTAATGATTTGTTTTAGATGTTTATTTGTGTTTTAAATGGGGAAACATCATCAGTGCCTTTGAAATAATcacagcgagagagagagagagaataacacTGCTCAATTAGGCAGGCCAGGGGGAGTTGGGGTGGGGGAGATTATATCAAGGAGAGAGGAATATAATGTCCCTACTGGAAATAATATGGCGGTTCGTGCCGCTATCTGGAACATCAGGAATTCTAGAACCCAGTTTACTCCAAACTTCAAAACCATGGCATCCCAAATTTACTGTGACATCTTTGACTTCATATTCCATCTTCTAAGATTTGGCTCATACACACATGATACACAGCGGCGCAGAAAGCAAGCTTACCAACATAATCACTAATCACagaaagtttcctttttaggtATTCTCTTTTAACAAATTTCTATCATTGACAAAAGTCTGAATGACTAACATTCTCTTAACCAAACACTCTTGAGTTTTGCTATCCTTTCTTTGATTGAAAAGATATTAATGTATTGAAAAAACAAGACTAGAATTGTTCATACAATTTCACGCATGGAAGAAAGATTTACAAGATATGCACAGGGGGACAGAGAATTTCCATAAAAGTATGGGCCTTGCACTTCTCGTACATGAAAGATATACatgatatgagagagagagagagagagagagagagagagagagagaggggttctTCATACAATTATAGGCCTTGCACTTCAGAGAGAGGTGTATAGGTATATATGTTGAATCTGACTGATTAAATTATCCAAGATGGTTCGTTAAGAAGGACATGGGAGCCAAGCAAAGCCCTCTTTTCTTCAGTTCTGTACTGTAAGCTTCTGAACCAATGAAACCCAATTCATTTCTCTCATCAATATGTTTACTTCCTTTCTCCtacaaaaaattaaagaacATAAGGAATTGATTAGCAACATATAGAGTCTAAATCCATAAACAAGGACAAGCTAGAGAATCCAAAATGATCTTACAAAGAGAAACTGAAACTCACCTGAGAACTCTCAATTccatcttctctctttcttctgttcATATGGAATGGACTCAGCTGGCTAACCTATTGACAGAAATTTGTAGATTTTTTATCATTAAAACAAACccagaaatattttcattttttcttgagAGATTAAGGAAGAGTATGATCTAAAAGTGTAATTAAAGAAGGGTAGGATGGATTTTGTCTGTACCTTGGGACTATTGCAAGGAGAACTTGCAGTGTCCTccaaatcatcatcatccagGAGTTTTCTGgctcttttcttcttgaaattcaattttttatagcTCTTCTTGGGGACCATCATTGAAGAGTACCCATTAATAACTTGTTGATGATCAGAGAACTTCCATGCAGAAGCTGCATCAGAAACCAATGAAGATGTCCCAAaatcagaagaacaagaagTATTATCTCCATTGTCGTTCATGAAGTCCTCAAAATATTCTGTCCAACCAC
The DNA window shown above is from Macadamia integrifolia cultivar HAES 741 unplaced genomic scaffold, SCU_Mint_v3 scaffold_218A, whole genome shotgun sequence and carries:
- the LOC122071402 gene encoding vascular-related unknown protein 4-like — encoded protein: MEDSMMSSINKAMSFKEEIDCPEESGWTEYFEDFMNDNGDNTSCSSDFGTSSLVSDAASAWKFSDHQQVINGYSSMMVPKKSYKKLNFKKKRARKLLDDDDLEDTASSPCNSPKVSQLSPFHMNRRKREDGIESSQEKGSKHIDERNELGFIGSEAYSTELKKRGLCLAPMSFLTNHLG